From the genome of Eucalyptus grandis isolate ANBG69807.140 chromosome 2, ASM1654582v1, whole genome shotgun sequence, one region includes:
- the LOC104434770 gene encoding G-type lectin S-receptor-like serine/threonine-protein kinase At1g61490, translating to MTWDYGSNSWLKNSAAPSNSCEVYGTCGPFGICNSINSPICRCIKGFTPQSKEEWNRGIWTRGCIRETELNCQKNTSRSPSTQVKKDVFVHMNQMKVPDSAEYLSDIRDVGACQSWCMNNCSCLAYSYVRPIGCLVWAKDLIDFQEFSTAGQDVYIRVAHDNTGMSTEAKLLISISTILGIMFVGTAIFGLWKWRASKRGEMSPGNAWKDQLKQKDASEFTLFSFSSLLLATNNFDATNKLGQGGFGPVYKGMLNDGKEIAVKRLSSSSGQGMDEFKNEIVLISKLQHRNLVRLMGCCVEGEEKILVYEYLSNKSLDSFLFDSKRKAELNWDTRFRIIQGIASGLLYLHRNSYLRVIHRDLKASNILLDEKMNPRISDFGLAQIFEGTQVLLNTHKVVGTLGYMSPEYVMGGIFSEKSDVYSFGVLLLEIVAGKKNTSLYYRGQHFNLLSYAWQLWSEDRGPDLRDEAIVNTCPPLEAMRCIQVGLLCVQDQMTD from the exons ATGACATGGGATTATGGATCCAACAGTTGGTTGAAAAATTCTGCAGCACCGAGCAACAGTTGCGAAGTTTATGGAACTTGCGGTCCTTTTGGCATCTGCAACTCAATAAACTCTCCTATCTGCCGTTGCATAAAAGGGTTTACGCCACAATCAAAAGAAGAATGGAACAGAGGGATTTGGACCAGGGGGTGCATTAGAGAAACAGAATTGAATTGCCAGAAGAACACAAGCAGGTCGCCTTCAACGCAGGTGAAGAAAGATGTCTTTGTACACATGAACCAGATGAAAGTGCCTGATTCTGCGGAATATTTATCAGACATCAGAGATGTAGGAGCATGCCAAAGCTGGTGCATGAATAATTGTTCTTGCTTGGCTTATTCTTATGTCCGCCCAATAGGGTGTTTGGTCTGGGCTAAAGATCTCATCGATTTTCAGGAGTTTTCGACAGCTGGGCAAGATGTATATATTCGGGTCGCACATGACAATACAG GCATGTCGACAGAAGCAAAACTTCTCATCAGCATAAGTACCATCCTGGGCATCATGTTTGTTGGAACTGCTATTTTCGGTCTCTGGAAGTGGAGAGCCAGCAAAAGAG GAGAAATGTCACCTGGAAATGCATGGAAAGATCAGCTGAAGCAAAAGGACGCATCCGAATTTACGCTGTTCAGTTTTAGTAGCTTGCTTCTTGCAACTAACAACTTTGATGCAACAAATAAACTTGGCCAAGGAGGGTTTGGACCCGTTTATAAG GGAATGCTGAATGATGGAAAGGAGATAGCTGTCAAAAGACTTTCCAGTAGCTCAGGCCAAGGAATGGATGAGTTTAAGAATGAGATCGTTCTAATATCGAAACTTCAGCATCGAAATCTGGTCAGACTCATGGGCTGCTGCgtcgaaggagaagaaaagattttAGTATACGAATACTTGTCAAACAAAAGCTTAGATTCCTTTCTGTTTG attcaaaaaggaaagcagaaCTCAACTGGGATACACGTTTCCGCATCATTCAAGGGATTGCGAGTGGGCTCCTGTATCTGCATCGCAATTCTTACCTTCGAGTTATCCATCGAGATTTGAAGGCAAGCAATATTCTCTTGGATGAGAAAATGAACCCAAGAATTTCGGACTTTGGGCTGGCGCAGATCTTCGAAGGCACTCAAGTTTTGCTAAATACTCACAAAGTTGTAGGAACACT AGGATATATGTCTCCTGAGTACGTCATGGGAGGGATATTTTCTGAGAAATCCGATGTTTATAGCTTTGGGGTGTTGCTACTTGAGATCGTTGCTGGCAAGAAGAACACGAGCTTATACTACCGTGGCCAGCATTTCAATTTGCTTTCCTAT GCATGGCAATTGTGGAGCGAAGATAGAGGACCAGACCTAAGGGATGAAGCTATAGTTAATACTTGTCCGCCATTAGAAGCAATGAGATGCATTCAGGTGGGGCTTCTCTGTGTGCAGGACCAAATGACGGACTGA
- the LOC108955340 gene encoding G-type lectin S-receptor-like serine/threonine-protein kinase SD1-29: MNAWCSCLVFIFLLSARHIASGAVNNITTSKPLFQNQTLVSSGQIFELGFFMPNGSENHYVGIWYKNLTPSKIVWVANRDSPLTSADQSAKLTIGSDGNLKLVDGQQNIVWSTNVSVQSNYTAAMLLDGGKFVLHDSNSIEVWASFDDPTDTILPHMKIGLNTRTGERRVLVSWKNNNDPSSGNFATRITSETPPQLFTWNGSTPYWRSGPWDKSTFSGIPEMQSSYSSSFTLQQDPKQGTTYFSADTDNNSFLAYAFISPEEF, from the coding sequence ATGAATGCTTGGTGCTCTTGCTTGGTCTTCATCTTCCTACTTTCGGCGAGACACATAGCGAGCGGCGCGGTTAACAATATTACCACATCGAAGCCGCTCTTTCAGAACCAAACTCTCGTCTCCTCAGGCCAAATCTTCGAGCTTGGGTTCTTCATGCCGAATGGGTCGGAAAACCATTATGTTGGCATATGGTACAAGAACTTGACGCCTTCTAAAATCGTGTGGGTGGCCAATAGGGATTCGCCACTCACGTCCGCAGATCAGTCTGCGAAATTAACGATAGGCAGTGATGGGAATTTGAAGCTCGTGGATGGACAACAGAACATAGTTTGGTCCACCAATGTTTCTGTCCAGTCAAATTATACAGCAGCAATGCTTTTAGATGgtggaaaatttgttcttcatgaCAGTAATTCTATTGAAGTATGGGCAAGCTTTGATGATCCAACTGATACAATTCTACCACACATGAAGATAGGACTAAACACTAGAACCGGAGAGAGACGGGTTTTAGTTTCCTGGAAAAACAACAACGATCCATCATCGGGAAATTTCGCCACTAGGATTACGTCGGAGACTCCGCCGCAACTTTTCACTTGGAATGGCTCCACCCCTTACTGGAGAAGTGGACCATGGGATAAATCAACATTCAGCGGCATACCAGAAATGCAATCCTCATACTCTAGCTCGTTCACTCTCCAGCAAGATCCTAAGCAGGGAACCACCTATTTCTCTGCCGATACTGATAACAACTCTTTTCTTGCTTATGCCTTCATTTCACCCGAGGAATTCTAG